One window of Longimicrobium sp. genomic DNA carries:
- a CDS encoding type II toxin-antitoxin system Phd/YefM family antitoxin, with amino-acid sequence MSSTEAQNGFGRVLEIVGRNATVFITRRNANQAVILSVDRYEELTGQTPSDLDTLTAEFDEMVAQMQTPAAKAAMRAAFRASPDELADAAVWAAERKPA; translated from the coding sequence ATGTCGTCGACCGAGGCGCAGAACGGGTTTGGCCGCGTACTCGAAATCGTCGGCCGCAACGCCACCGTGTTCATCACCCGGCGCAACGCGAACCAGGCGGTCATTCTGTCGGTTGATCGATACGAGGAACTGACAGGGCAAACCCCCTCGGACCTGGACACTCTCACCGCCGAGTTCGACGAAATGGTTGCACAGATGCAGACGCCCGCGGCGAAGGCGGCGATGCGTGCCGCGTTCAGGGCGTCGCCCGACGAGCTGGCCGACGCGGCGGTGTGGGCGGCCGAACGGAAGCCCGCATGA
- a CDS encoding class I SAM-dependent methyltransferase — protein sequence MPADPAFKDHFSGHADAYARFRPDYPPELYAWLAEIAPSRTRAWDCATGNGQAAIALAEHFGEVIATDASEKQIRSAFPHPRVAYRTAPAEDSGIEAGSVDLVTVAQALHWFDIPRFFAETERVLRPGGVLAVWAYAVFRTTPEIDAVVDHLYRDIVGPYWPPDRAMIEQGYAGVELPFEPVDAPPFFMRKEWTADDVAGYLGTWSATRGYIAAHGSDPIALVRDDLRRAWGDAPREVKWPLVLMVSRKAGG from the coding sequence ATGCCGGCCGACCCCGCGTTCAAGGACCACTTCTCCGGCCACGCCGACGCCTACGCCCGCTTCCGGCCCGACTATCCCCCCGAGCTGTACGCCTGGCTGGCGGAGATCGCCCCGTCGCGCACCCGCGCGTGGGACTGCGCGACGGGGAACGGACAGGCGGCGATCGCCCTAGCGGAGCACTTCGGCGAGGTGATCGCCACGGACGCCAGCGAGAAGCAGATCCGCAGCGCCTTCCCGCACCCGCGCGTCGCCTATCGGACGGCGCCGGCGGAGGATTCGGGGATCGAGGCGGGGAGCGTGGACCTGGTGACGGTCGCGCAGGCGCTGCACTGGTTCGACATCCCCCGCTTCTTCGCGGAGACGGAGCGCGTGCTGCGGCCGGGTGGCGTGCTGGCGGTGTGGGCGTACGCCGTCTTCCGTACCACGCCGGAGATCGACGCGGTGGTCGACCATCTCTACCGCGACATCGTGGGCCCGTACTGGCCGCCCGACCGCGCCATGATCGAGCAGGGCTACGCCGGGGTGGAGCTGCCGTTCGAGCCGGTGGACGCGCCGCCGTTCTTCATGCGCAAGGAGTGGACGGCCGACGACGTGGCGGGGTACCTGGGCACCTGGAGCGCCACCCGCGGCTACATCGCCGCGCACGGCAGCGACCCCATCGCCCTCGTCCGCGACGACCTCCGCCGCGCCTGGGGCGACGCCCCGCGCGAGGTGAAGTGGCCGCTGGTGCTGATGGTGTCGCGGAAGGCGGGAGGGTAG
- a CDS encoding PaaI family thioesterase, whose amino-acid sequence MTAPDGYEARLRESFARQAAMRTIGAEIAHVAPGEVDLRMPHREDLTQQHGFMHAGIVGALADSACGYAAYTLMPPHAGVVSIEFKLNLVAPAAGEAFVARARVKKAGRTITVCNADVFALRGGEERLVATMQGTFMTLVDRPGMTG is encoded by the coding sequence GTGACGGCGCCCGACGGCTACGAGGCGCGGCTGCGCGAGAGCTTCGCGCGGCAGGCGGCCATGCGCACCATCGGCGCGGAGATCGCGCACGTGGCGCCGGGCGAGGTGGACCTGCGCATGCCCCACCGCGAGGACCTGACGCAGCAGCACGGCTTCATGCACGCGGGGATCGTGGGCGCGCTGGCGGACAGCGCGTGCGGCTACGCGGCGTACACGCTGATGCCGCCGCACGCGGGCGTGGTCTCCATCGAGTTCAAGCTGAACCTGGTGGCGCCCGCCGCCGGCGAGGCGTTCGTGGCCCGCGCGCGGGTGAAGAAGGCCGGGCGCACCATCACCGTCTGCAACGCCGACGTGTTCGCCCTGCGCGGCGGCGAGGAGCGGCTCGTCGCCACGATGCAGGGCACGTTCATGACGCTCGTCGACCGCCCGGGGATGACGGGATAG
- a CDS encoding zeta toxin family protein, producing MSREAEERPSIYVVAGTNGAGKSSVAGALFRKLGTNYFNPDEAARRILETNPDTDLSQANSEAWLLGKRLLENAIASRTEFAFETTLGGNTIPLLLEQAADEGMAVQILYVGLDSPELHIARVKARVKAGGHDIPEGMIRERYRKSRENLLRLLPRLAGLRMFDNSAESDPRTGGRPKPRLILSMSDGKIEETCDVADVPDWAKPIFVAAFRTFGI from the coding sequence ATGAGCAGAGAGGCCGAGGAACGGCCGTCCATCTACGTCGTTGCCGGAACTAATGGTGCCGGCAAGAGCAGTGTGGCCGGCGCATTGTTTCGCAAGCTCGGGACGAACTACTTCAACCCGGACGAGGCCGCGCGCCGCATCCTCGAAACCAACCCCGACACCGACCTCAGCCAGGCGAACAGCGAGGCGTGGCTTCTCGGGAAGAGGCTGCTCGAAAACGCGATCGCGTCGCGGACGGAGTTTGCGTTCGAAACTACGCTCGGAGGCAACACCATCCCGCTGTTGCTCGAGCAGGCAGCCGACGAGGGGATGGCGGTTCAGATCCTGTACGTCGGCCTCGACAGCCCGGAACTTCACATCGCGCGCGTGAAGGCCAGGGTAAAGGCGGGCGGCCACGACATTCCCGAGGGAATGATCCGCGAGCGTTATCGGAAAAGCCGCGAGAACCTGCTCCGGCTGCTCCCGCGCCTTGCGGGGCTTCGCATGTTCGACAACAGCGCCGAGAGCGATCCCAGGACCGGGGGCCGCCCCAAGCCGCGCTTAATCCTCTCGATGTCTGATGGCAAGATCGAGGAAACCTGCGATGTGGCCGACGTGCCTGACTGGGCGAAGCCAATCTTCGTAGCAGCCTTCCGCACGTTCGGAATCTGA
- a CDS encoding sigma-70 family RNA polymerase sigma factor, whose product MKTAIDLKSAAAQFDAAQQPAGRGVLRGISEPGNRIALAELTDEQLFQRYTQGDGDGFRLLVERYQPRIQGFLRKRLNDEERVEDLTQDTFLRIHRARESYDPARKFSTWIHTIANNLLKNEFRNRSRRRETTFSELRPETSSSGAQSRPVEFAATGHNPEREAYRRELREAIDAAIERMDEHHRIPFVMREVEDRTYEEIAEQIGIPVGTVKSRLNRARNSFRMLLPVPV is encoded by the coding sequence ATGAAGACGGCCATCGATCTCAAGAGCGCCGCCGCTCAGTTCGATGCGGCGCAGCAGCCTGCCGGCAGGGGCGTGCTGCGCGGCATCTCGGAGCCGGGGAATCGCATCGCCCTGGCGGAGCTGACCGACGAGCAGCTGTTCCAGCGATATACGCAGGGTGACGGGGACGGCTTCCGCCTGCTGGTGGAGCGGTACCAGCCGCGCATCCAGGGCTTCCTGCGCAAGCGCCTGAACGACGAGGAGCGCGTGGAGGACCTGACGCAGGACACCTTCCTGCGCATCCACCGGGCGCGCGAGAGCTACGACCCGGCGCGGAAGTTCAGCACGTGGATCCACACGATCGCGAACAACCTGCTGAAGAACGAGTTCCGCAACCGCTCGCGCCGGCGCGAGACCACCTTCAGCGAGCTGCGCCCGGAGACGAGCAGCAGCGGCGCGCAGAGCCGGCCGGTGGAGTTCGCGGCCACGGGGCACAACCCCGAGCGCGAGGCGTACCGCCGCGAGCTGCGCGAGGCGATCGACGCGGCCATCGAGCGGATGGACGAGCACCACCGCATCCCGTTCGTGATGCGCGAGGTGGAGGACCGCACCTACGAGGAGATCGCCGAGCAGATCGGCATTCCCGTGGGCACGGTGAAGAGCCGCCTGAACCGCGCGCGCAACTCCTTCCGCATGCTCCTGCCCGTGCCGGTGTGA